In a genomic window of Halobiforma lacisalsi AJ5:
- a CDS encoding bifunctional helix-turn-helix transcriptional regulator/GNAT family N-acetyltransferase — protein sequence MEIGESLEFGHEDRKRIYEYVERHGAADPDETRDHLGIDPSGFRHHIAILKRDGRLEEEDGKLRVTIDAGAEEEYVSEDLEFHIRPARQEDLSGIVGAIRQVAEERTYIVAESVADEIDHEEALLRQNELESRMFFVATVEEEVVGWVHLYAPELDKLSHTAELTVGVLEGYRGHGIGSHLLSRGLEWAGTNGYEKVYQSVPSTNVEAIAFLEAHDWETEAVREDHYKLDGHYVDEVMMAVELR from the coding sequence ATGGAAATCGGCGAATCGCTCGAATTCGGGCACGAGGACCGGAAACGCATCTACGAGTACGTCGAGCGACACGGGGCCGCCGACCCGGACGAGACCCGGGACCACCTGGGGATCGATCCGAGCGGATTCCGCCACCACATCGCGATCCTCAAACGCGACGGCCGACTCGAGGAGGAAGACGGCAAACTCCGGGTCACGATCGACGCCGGGGCCGAAGAGGAGTACGTCTCCGAGGACCTCGAGTTCCACATCCGGCCGGCGCGCCAGGAGGACCTCTCGGGGATCGTCGGCGCGATCCGTCAGGTCGCCGAGGAGCGGACCTACATCGTCGCCGAGAGCGTCGCCGACGAGATCGACCACGAGGAGGCGCTGCTGCGACAGAACGAACTCGAGTCCCGGATGTTCTTCGTGGCGACGGTCGAGGAGGAGGTAGTCGGCTGGGTCCACCTCTACGCGCCGGAACTGGACAAGTTGAGCCACACCGCGGAACTCACCGTCGGTGTCCTCGAGGGCTATCGCGGCCACGGGATCGGCTCGCACCTGCTCTCGCGGGGCCTCGAGTGGGCAGGCACCAACGGGTACGAGAAGGTCTACCAGAGCGTGCCCTCGACTAACGTGGAGGCGATCGCGTTCCTCGAGGCCCACGACTGGGAGACCGAGGCCGTGCGGGAGGACCACTACAAGCTCGATGGCCACTACGTCGACGAGGTGATGATGGCGGTCGAACTCCGGTAA